From a region of the Triticum aestivum cultivar Chinese Spring chromosome 7D, IWGSC CS RefSeq v2.1, whole genome shotgun sequence genome:
- the LOC123170581 gene encoding putative disease resistance protein RGA1, which yields MAESLLLPLVRSVAGKAANTLVEAVTRMCGLDNDRRGLERQLLAVEYKLARAEERSKTNTYIKSWRKELKSVAYEAGDVLDDFQYEALRRQSKIGKSTTCKVLSYITHHNPLLFHFEMSKKLKTVLKKINKLVEEMKKFGLEDPIHREERQHLWRQTHSKLDESTEISGRENDKKMVVKLLLDQQDQQKVHVLPIFGMRGLGKTTLAKMLKMWHCVSENFDAIAILKSIIELAVNKRCDMPDTIKLLRKQLEEVIGRKRFLLVLDDVWNENKRMWEDEMKPLLCSISGPGSVIVVTCRSKQVASIMCTAKPHELAFLHEKDSWELFSKKAFSNGVQEQVEFVTIGRRIVNKCGGLPLALKTMGGLLSSKQQVHKWKAIEECSIADIDRGKYEVMPILKLSYKHLSSEMKQCFAFCAVFPKDHEMEKEMLIQLWMVNGFIQTATLDLKQKGELILDELVWRSFLQDKQKSTNFHIKGFSYVCHMHISKAELKQINWLCKGRTYLRTLLAPSNSHKDFKELLRTMAPNFGVLNNLQILTTFVVDTGEGLGIEQLKDLQHLSNRLELLNLNKIKSGENAKVANLTQKQNVSELLFLWDQEIDDGPKDMACNVEEVLQCLEPHSNIQKLEISGYGGLEISQWMRKPQMFDCLRELKISNYPRCKSIPVVWLSESLEVLFLQKLDNLTTLCTNLSVEAGGRITTPQIFPRLKKLLLLELPKLEMWAENCVGEPADNLVMFPMLQELTIRNCPTLASIPVIPVVSELQIVGVHNTSSSEEETLPLCLEELTILGCHGVVALPSNIAKLAKLRSLSVFHCTRLKALPDGMCGLTSLRQLKVWDCPGMEEFPHGLLERLPSLEDLTRYDCPELLRRCREGREYFQLVSSVPP from the exons ATGGCAGAATCGCTGCTTCTTCCTCTGGTGCGCAGCGTGGCCGGCAAGGCTGCAAACACACTTGTCGAGGCGGTGACCCGCATGTGTGGCCTCGACAATGACCGCCGAGGGCTGGAGCGCCAGCTGCTAGCCGTCGAGTACAAGCTGGCAAGGGCCGAGGAGAGGAGCAAGACAAACACCTATATCAAGAGCTGGAGGAAGGAGCTCAAGTCCGTCGCATATGAGGCCGGCGACGTGCTGGACGACTTCCAGTACGAGGCGCTGCGCCGCCAGTCTAAGATTGGAAAGTCCACTACATGCAAGGTACTCAGCTACATCACGCACCACAACCCACTGCTCTTCCATTTTGAAATGAGCAAGAAACTAAAGACTGTCCTCAAGAAGATCAATAAGTTGGTCGAGGAGATGAAAAAGTTTGGTCTGGAGGATCCTATCCACAGGGAGGAGCGGCAACATCTATGGCGGCAAACGCACTCAAAATTAGATGAGTCTACCGAAATCTCTGGAAGAGAGAATGAtaagaagatggtggtgaagttgCTACTGGACCAGCAAGATCAACAGAAGGTGCACGTGCTGCCCATCTTTGGAATGAGAGGTCTTGGCAAGACGACTCTTGCTAAGATG TTGAAGATGTGGCACTGTGTGTCTGAGAACTTTGATGCCATTGCTATTTTGAAATCCATCATTGAGTTGGCTGTAAATAAAAGATGTGATATGCCTGACACAATCAAGCTGTTgcgaaagcaacttgaggaagtcaTTGGCCGGAAGAGATTTTTACTTGTTCTCGATGATGTATGGAATGAGAACAAGAGGATGTGGGAGGATGAAATGAAGCCACTATTGTGTTCTATTAGTGGACCAGGAAGTGTTATAGTGGTCACATGTCGAAGCAAGCAAGTGGCCTCTATAATGTGCACCGCTAAGCCCCATGAGCTAGCATTTTTGCATGAAAAAGATTCGTGGGAATTGTTTTCGAAAAAAGCATTTAGCAATGGTGTACAAGAGCAAGTAGAGTTTGTCACCATAGGAAGGCGTATTGTCAATAAATGTGGGGGGTTGCCTCTTGCTCTCAAAACAATGGGTGGGTTGCTGAGTTCAAAGCAACAAGTACATAAATGGAAGGCGATCGAAGAATGTAGCATTGCGGATATCGATAGAGGCAAATATGAAGTCATGCCCATACTAAAGTTGAGCTACAAACACCTGTCATCTGAAATGAAGCAATGTTTTGCATTTTGTGCAGTTTTTCCCAAGGATCACGAGATGGAGAAGGAAATGTTGATCCAATTATGGATGGTAAATGgctttattcaaacagcaacaCTAGATTTGAAACAGAAAGGCGAATTAATTTTGGATGAGTTGGTTTGGAGATCCTTCCTCCAAGATAAGCAAAAGAGCACAAATTTTCATATAAAAGGTTTTTCCT ATGTTTGTCACATGCACATATCAAAGGCTGAATTGAAACAAATCAATTGGTTATGCAAAGGCAGAACATACCTCCGCACTTTGTTAGCTCCATCAAACTCACACAAGGATTTTAAAGAACT TCTCAGAACTATGGCTCCAAACTTTGGTGTACTGAACAACCTTCAAATATTAACAACATTTGTGGTGGATACTGGAGAAGGCCTTGGAATAGAGCAGCTAAAAGACTTGCAACACCTTAGCAATAGGTTGGAACTATTGAATTTGAACAAGATAAAGAGTGGGGAGAATGCAAAAGTAGCCAATCTCACTCAGAAGCAAAATGTAAGTGAGTTGTTGTTCTTGTGGGACCAAGAAATAGATGATGGGCCTAAAGATATGGCATGTAATGTGGAAGAAGTTCTTCAGTGTTTAGAACCTCATAGTAATATCCAGAAGTTGGAGATAAGTGGATATGGTGGCCTAGAAATATCACAATGGATGAGAAAGCCACAGATGTTTGACTGCTTGAGAGAACTCAAAATTTCCAACTACCCAAGATGCAAGAGTATACCCGTAGTATGGCTTTCAGAATCTCTAGAGGTTTTGTTCTTACAAAAGTTGGATAACCTGACAACATTATGCACTAACCTTAGTGTGGAAGCTGGAGGGCGCATTACAACCCCGCAAATTTTCCCAAGGTTGAAGAAGTTGTTGTTGCTTGAGTTACCAAAACTGGAGATGTGGGCAGAAAATTGTGTGGGAGAGCCTGCTGATAACTTGgtaatgttccctatgcttcaagaGCTAACGATCAGAAATTGCCCCACACTTGCAAGTATTCCAGTGATCCCTGTTGTCAGCGAGTTACAAATAGTTGGGGTTCATA ATACTTCATCGTCCGAGGAGGAAACCCTTCCACTGTGCCTGGAGGAGTTGACGATTTTAGGCTGTCACGGTGTGGTAGCGCTGCCTTCGAACATTGCAAAACTTGCCAAGCTGAGAAGTCTCTCTGTGTTCCACTGCACACGCCTGAAAGCGCTGCCTGATGGGATGTGTGGGCTCACTTCTCTTAGGCAATTGAAGGTTTGGGATTGTCCAGGTATGGAGGAATTCCCACATGGTCTTCTGGAGCGGTTACCCAGCCTTGAAGACTTAACCAGATATGACTGCCCGGAGTTGCTAAGACGATGCAGAGAAGGCAGGGAGTATTTTCAATTGGTCTCCTCTGTCCCAC CATAA